Below is a window of Pelagicoccus albus DNA.
ATGGACGCATCACGAGCACGGGGTGGAATATGAGCACAAAAAAGCCCTTCGGGATAACCGAAGGGCCTACAAAAAACTTCCAAGAACTAAGCCATCCAGCAGTGCGTGCCGCCCATCGGTCTCGTTTCAAAAATCTTCGCCTCGATACCGAACTCAGCCTTGTATTGCCCCTCAATCAAAGCGGTGAGTGCCTCGACCGACTCCCTGCGAACAAGCGCAATGGCCGAGCCTCCAAATCCGCCGCCTGTCATTCGACAACCCGCGACTCCCTCCTGCCCCTGGGCTAGGTCGGCTATAAAATCGAGTTCCGGACAACTTACTTTGTAGTCATCGCGCAGGGATGCATGGCTTTCATTAAGGAGCTTTCCAGCTTCCAAGTAGTCTTTTCGGTCCAAAGCTGCCACGGCGAGTTTGGTTCTCTCTATTTCAGTCACTGCATGACGAACGTACCTCACCATGTCAGGAGTGAGCCGCGGATCAGCAAGAGTAGCTTCGAGCTTAGCGGGATCCACTTCGCGCAAAGTTCCCACGCCCAACAGGCGTGCCGCGTCATGGCAGCCATCTCTGCGGACCGCATACCCACCGTCTGAAAGCTCATGGCTCACGCAAGAATTGATGATCAATAGACTCCAATTGGGATCCTCGAACTTCGCTTGCTGAAAACTGTCGTCAACGCAGTCCAGCAAGAGCAATTTCCCCTCCTCGCAAAGAATAACAGCAGCTTGGTCCATCAGGCCACAGGGCACGCCAGCAAAATCGTGTTCCGCCTTCTGGCAAAGGCGCGCCAGATCGAGCTTCGTCATTTCTTGCCCCGTCACAGAGAGAAGAACGCTACCGAAGACCGCTTCCAAAGCGGCGCTACTGCTGAGTCCACCACCGACAGGGACCGTTGAAGTGACCGCAGCGTCGAATCCAGGAACTTCGAAGCCCGCTTTCAAGAGCCCGGCGATAACGCCCTTCACGTAGTTTCCCCAGCTTTTGCCCTCCGGAGCCAGAGAGTCGGTGATTTCGAACTCTACCAGCTGACCAGGAGCCTGAGCAGAGACTAATCGAACCTTTTTGTCCTCCCGACGAGCGAGCGCTACATGCACCCATTTGTCGATGGCTGCCGGCAGAACAAGCCCACCATTGTAGTCGATGTGCTCCCCTATCACATTAACGCGACCGGGAGCCGCTCCGAAGATTTCGGGTTGGCCGAAATCGGCATCGCTAAAAAGCGACTTAAGCTCTTCTAGAGCGATCTCTTGCTGGGCAGGGGTTGCAGTACTCATTTTCGATGATTAGTGTTGGGTTGGAAAACATAGATTAGCATCGAGTTTGGACTTGAACAACGATTCCAGAGGTCAATTTTTGTAGAAATCCGGTCCTACCCCTTATGAAGAACAAACGTATAGCGATCCTCGTTGAGACCTCCCTAAATTCCGGGCGTCAAATCGTGCGAGGCATCTCCAGATTCGCACGCGAAAGAAACGACTGGTCCATCTTTTACCTGACTGGACAGCTTGGGGCCATGGCTTTCGACCCGTTGGAAGAATGGCAAGGGGATGGGATCATAGCTCGCATCGCAAACACGGAACTATACCGCAATGTGCAAACCTGCGATGTCCCAACCGTGGACGTGCTCGGAAACGTGCCGGATTCTAGTTATCCGGTCGTTCGATGCGACGAGAACGCGATCTCCACTTTAGTCGGCAATCATTTCCATAACCGTGGCTTCAAACACGTCGCCTTTTTCGGGCTTGCCGACGAGCTTTGGTCCCTTTCGAGGCGCCAGGAGCTCTCTAGCTATTGCAGGGAATTACTCGGAACCGAGCTGGACGCCCTCGAATTTGAACATAGCGAGCGTAGCTCTCAGAACTGGAATTCTTACATCATCAAAATCCAGAATTGGATCGAATCCCTGCCAAAACCGGTAGGCATAATGGTTGCCAGCGATCAATTCGGACCAGACATCTTGGCCGCCTGCCATGCATCTGGGCTCAGCGTTCCGGACCAAATAAGTCTGGTAGGCGTCGACAACGACCAACCTTTTTGCGAAATTTGCCAACCTCAACTCAGTAGCGTCGAGCCGAACCACGAACTCGTTGGCTACGAGGCGGCAGCCCTGTTGGACGCGATGCTGGAGGGAAAGCAGCCAGAGCAGCGCGTCACCGAAGTGCCTCCCACCATTCTGCATGTTCGTCAATCGAGCGATGCCACTGCGATTGAGGACCCAGCCTTGGCTAAAGCTCTGCTTTTTATCCGGAACAACGCTTGCGAGCCGATCAGCGTCGAGGAAATAGCCAAAGCCGCTGGCGTTTCCCGAAGCGTACTGCAAAGGAGATTTAAAACCTCCCTGAACCAAACGATTCTCGAATCCATATTGGCGGTGAGAATAAACAGAGCAAAAGAGATGCTCGCCACAACAAGTCTACCTTTGCCCGACGTGGCCGAAAGATGCGGCTTCCGGCACCAAGAGTATCTCGGTTTCGTATTCAAAAAACGGATCGGAATAACTCCAGGCCGATACCGAGCCAAACACTCGGCAACCTGAGAGATCGCTGATTCAGACCAAATAAGCGCAAGCGGCGAACTCCAAGAAACGTAAGCCCTGCGTGACGAAGATTCCCCGCATCCTATCGGCTCTCGCCGTGATCGCCTCCCTGTTGGCTACGCAAAACTTGGCTAGGGCCTCTTTTCAAATCGAGGCGCCAGCTGGGACCTTCAAGGCAGCCGAAGAGCTACACTTGCTGGCAAACGACGTAGATTCTCGATCAAGCAGAAGGGTCCTCTCAATCTCGGCAACGGAAAATGGTGCTGCGTCCGTCGACATCGATCTACCGGCGGGTCTGTACACACTGAAGGACTCGAGCGACTCCGAGATCGTTCTGGCACCGTCGGCTGGTGAAATATTGAGAATCACAAGCGATGGGGATACCTACCAGACCGATGGGTCACCGGGCACCAGCATTTTGAAAGAATACGAAAAATTCCGGAGAGAATCTTTAGCTCGCCTGGTTTATCCAGTTCGAGAGTCCATAAAGGCTGCTAAACAAAATGGGGAATCCACGGAAAAAATCGAAGAGCTTACAGAAAACGAAGTAGAATCCTACCAAAGGCATTTGGCAGAGCTAAACGATTTCGTTATCCAAAAAGCGGGTACCACCATGGCCTTGTACGGGACCTCTCTGAGGTGGAGCCCTGACTACCAGGCCGACCAACTCGCATCGCTCGTTGAACAATTTGCAAAAACGCACGGAGACATCGAGCCGACCCGTAGCCTTCAAAAACGCATCGAGATTCAAAATAACACCCGGCTGGGAGCTTCGGCCCCCAATGTTAGCGGAAAGAACCTCGCGGGTGAAACTATCTCAACAAATGACTTCTCAGGCCAGTATGTGCTGATCGATTTTTGGGCGAGCTGGTGCCCTCCTTGCCGTGTAGAAAACAGAAGTTATGCCGAACTGCTCTCCAAAGCCGATCCGGAGGAGTTCGTCATTCTCGGCATTAATCTAGACATCAGCGAGCGTCTGATGGACCGGGCCATCAAGCAGGATTCGATTAACTGGCCACAAATATCAGAGACAGATGCATGGAATTCGGAGTTGGCTAAACGATTTGGCGTAGCTGCTCTGCCTGCAAGTTTCCTCCTCGATCCAGACGGTAAGATTGTCGCCAAAAACCTGCGCGGAGATCGTCTCGAAGCCAAACTGCATCGGCTTGGGATACTTTAGAGCGACTTAACTCAAGTTCCGACGTTAACTTGCCAGTCTACTCTTTTGTATGAGTAGAATCAATGAATCTTGGATCGAGAGCTTTAAACTCCGATCTGGAAGATTTCTCCC
It encodes the following:
- a CDS encoding xylose operon transcription regulator XylR, which produces MKNKRIAILVETSLNSGRQIVRGISRFARERNDWSIFYLTGQLGAMAFDPLEEWQGDGIIARIANTELYRNVQTCDVPTVDVLGNVPDSSYPVVRCDENAISTLVGNHFHNRGFKHVAFFGLADELWSLSRRQELSSYCRELLGTELDALEFEHSERSSQNWNSYIIKIQNWIESLPKPVGIMVASDQFGPDILAACHASGLSVPDQISLVGVDNDQPFCEICQPQLSSVEPNHELVGYEAAALLDAMLEGKQPEQRVTEVPPTILHVRQSSDATAIEDPALAKALLFIRNNACEPISVEEIAKAAGVSRSVLQRRFKTSLNQTILESILAVRINRAKEMLATTSLPLPDVAERCGFRHQEYLGFVFKKRIGITPGRYRAKHSAT
- a CDS encoding redoxin domain-containing protein — translated: MTKIPRILSALAVIASLLATQNLARASFQIEAPAGTFKAAEELHLLANDVDSRSSRRVLSISATENGAASVDIDLPAGLYTLKDSSDSEIVLAPSAGEILRITSDGDTYQTDGSPGTSILKEYEKFRRESLARLVYPVRESIKAAKQNGESTEKIEELTENEVESYQRHLAELNDFVIQKAGTTMALYGTSLRWSPDYQADQLASLVEQFAKTHGDIEPTRSLQKRIEIQNNTRLGASAPNVSGKNLAGETISTNDFSGQYVLIDFWASWCPPCRVENRSYAELLSKADPEEFVILGINLDISERLMDRAIKQDSINWPQISETDAWNSELAKRFGVAALPASFLLDPDGKIVAKNLRGDRLEAKLHRLGIL
- the galK gene encoding galactokinase; its protein translation is MSTATPAQQEIALEELKSLFSDADFGQPEIFGAAPGRVNVIGEHIDYNGGLVLPAAIDKWVHVALARREDKKVRLVSAQAPGQLVEFEITDSLAPEGKSWGNYVKGVIAGLLKAGFEVPGFDAAVTSTVPVGGGLSSSAALEAVFGSVLLSVTGQEMTKLDLARLCQKAEHDFAGVPCGLMDQAAVILCEEGKLLLLDCVDDSFQQAKFEDPNWSLLIINSCVSHELSDGGYAVRRDGCHDAARLLGVGTLREVDPAKLEATLADPRLTPDMVRYVRHAVTEIERTKLAVAALDRKDYLEAGKLLNESHASLRDDYKVSCPELDFIADLAQGQEGVAGCRMTGGGFGGSAIALVRRESVEALTALIEGQYKAEFGIEAKIFETRPMGGTHCWMA